A genomic stretch from Synergistota bacterium includes:
- the rlmB gene encoding 23S rRNA (guanosine(2251)-2'-O)-methyltransferase RlmB, which produces MIGSEIVYGVHAVEEFIYSYPERVNKVLLASNRPKLEKSLKVLGIPFQRVPVSKIENICGKVNHQGIIALVSPLSYHHLKDILLEEKIVLALDGIEDPQNLGAILRTAEAAGVNSVIIPTRRSAPVTSTVIKVSSGAAIRLKIIRTNSMVSAIRYLKDRGFWIIGSDVEGSIRYDEADYPFPSLLILGREGKGMHKSIKNLCDMKVYIPMYGKVQSLNVSVACGIILYEMLRKLRSKPI; this is translated from the coding sequence ATGATTGGGAGCGAAATAGTTTATGGAGTTCATGCTGTAGAAGAATTTATTTATTCTTATCCTGAAAGAGTGAATAAGGTTTTATTAGCTTCTAATAGACCTAAACTTGAGAAAAGTTTAAAGGTTCTGGGTATTCCTTTCCAGAGAGTCCCTGTTTCCAAAATAGAAAATATATGTGGTAAGGTGAATCATCAAGGAATTATAGCTTTGGTTTCGCCTCTTTCTTATCACCATCTTAAAGATATATTGCTGGAAGAAAAGATAGTTTTAGCTCTAGATGGGATAGAAGATCCTCAGAATTTAGGGGCTATCCTTCGAACGGCTGAAGCTGCTGGAGTAAATAGCGTTATTATACCAACTCGTCGTTCTGCACCTGTCACTTCTACCGTTATAAAGGTTTCTAGTGGGGCTGCTATTAGATTAAAAATAATAAGAACAAATAGTATGGTTTCCGCAATTAGGTATCTTAAGGATAGGGGTTTTTGGATTATTGGAAGTGATGTAGAGGGTTCAATTAGGTATGATGAAGCAGATTATCCATTTCCAAGCCTTTTAATTCTGGGTAGGGAAGGAAAAGGAATGCATAAAAGCATTAAAAATCTATGTGATATGAAGGTTTATATTCCTATGTACGGAAAGGTTCAATCCCTTAATGTCTCTGTTGCTTGCGGAATAATACTATATGAAATGTTGAGAAAACTACGTTCTAAGCCAATTTAG